DNA from Garra rufa chromosome 5, GarRuf1.0, whole genome shotgun sequence:
tttaatgcatgtttttttttttctactggagcatcagtgagtgtttaaatcttctgtaatagttgcatatgagtccctcagttgtcctcagtgtgaaaagatggatctcaaaatcatacagtcattgttggaaaggattaaaatacacaaaaaagctggaaaaacaaagaatttgtggcacctgaaggatttttctgaagaacagcaggcagtttaactgttcaggacaaataaaggactcatgaacaactatcactaaacaaaaaacagagctgtggatcattcaggtaacaacacagtattaagaatcaagtaaacttttgaacaagataatttttataaactcagctattattttcttttgtggactatactgtatgtaaacattttttttgtgtgtgaaattTAGGGTTCACATTcaggtactaaataaacaatagcatgcattttgcttgatccctcttattttggtaaaataattaccattttgcagattccgataGGGGGATGtccacttttgacctcaactgtatatatacacatttaaatatgttttttctcTACAGATTGATGAACACTCACTGACAGATAAGTGGTGCCAACTCAGTAAAGACCCGTTTCCCATCTACACATTGACTGACAAGCAAAGCAGACAGGGGGAGGGAGGAGGTCTGTGTTTTTGCCTGAAAGAATTAAAAATAGGTATTGTGCTCATATCAGCTGTTTTATGATGGTGTTTTCTGTCTGCAGACCCCTGGTTTGAGATCAGTCCATATGAAGCAGGTTATTCCCTCACTGGTGCATTTGTGAACTCCTCCAGCTTCGGCAGTCAGTTTGACAATGGCTCAAAGAAAAAACAACAGCCTGAAATGGACATGCTGTACCTGCAAGGTCACAAACTCTGTCACATGAGAGTTTATTAATATTTGCACTAATAATGTATACTGAATACCTACGTTTTCGTGTTTTCTGCAGCTCTGTGTGGCAGCGCTTTAGCTGGAGAAGATAGTAAAGAATTCATCTGGGGAAAAATACAAGGTGCAGCTGCATTTGAAGATTCAATTCTGACTAAAGCCAACATTAATTTCATTATCATGTGAACCCATGATTACCCATGATCAGTGTTGAGGGTAGTTatgcaatattactttttccaagtagcTAGTAaacaaatgcattactttttaattgacaagaaaatatctgagttttcaaatgcattgcattaatacatgcatacatgcattaattcatctcactcacttaaaaaaacagatacagtattcctcaaaatgaataaaaacagaaaattcaacgcaaacctgcaataattaaatgttaaataatacaaatatcctttatgtatttaatcccattttattaacggatgtctttgctgctgacctttgatgatccaattcatccatactaataagcaaaaattactcaagataatctaacatttgttttccttttttattgctgaagagttgacatttgtgaccctggaccacaaaaccagtcttaagtcgctggggtatatttgtagcaatagccaaaaatacattgtatgggtcaaaattattgatttttcttttatgtcaaaaattattaggaaattaagtaaagatcgtgttccatgaagattttttgtaaaattcctactgtaaacctatcaaaatgtaatttttgattagtaatatgcattgttaagaacttaatttggacaactttaaagctgattttctcagtattttgattttttgcacccttagattccagattttcaaatagatgtatcttggccaaatattgtcttatcctaacaaaccatatatcaatagaaagcttatttattgagctttcatatgatgtatatatctcagttttgtaaaatttaaccttatgactggttttgtggtccagggtcacatttgttcttctgtggtctactgtacagacgtcaaatttacttttctctacgcctgaggcttttggtgtgaaaaggcttttacatttgccaaaaatataactttttatattaaaaacaaacaagcaagccctggccaaatttaaaaagtaacgtattgcattactttccattaaaagtaactaagtaacgtaattagtttcttttttagggagtaactcaatattgtaatgcattacttttaaaagtaactgtccCCAACACTGCCCAtgatgtttgattttttttattcagatttcattAAACAGTTAAGACCTTCAAAAGATATGTTTGAGGAAACAAAGCAAGGTAAAGCATTTCTTTGCATCTCTGCTTTTATTTATTGATATAAAGTGTTACTGAATAGATAATGGGAATGCcatcaaattaattttaatttcaaattaaaGCATCTTAAATGGCGTTTGCACAatgttgtgtgtttgtttgcatgTTGGAAACTCCTAATATCTGAACATGATGAATTTAGGGATGGAACACACttacattcatttatttttgcagtGTGTTCATGTTTGTTCAATATGTGTTTTCTTCAAAAGAGCCAAACTCACCACCAGCAGAAAAGTGTTACCAGGTTCTCATGGAGCTTGCAGATATGAATCTCCGTGTTTTAAATGACAAAGATCCTTCTGATCTCGATCAATCCATCAGAACTAATCTAAACGGTAAGAGTGTGTTGCAATTTAAGTAGAAGAGACAAATTTAGTTCATTTTAGAGTCTAGTTATCACACTTGCTGTCAATAATTGTCAAAGTTCAGTTTCTGAATAGACAATTAAAAACTGTTGAAAGGTTAACATGTAAAAACATCTGATTTAACAAGATAAAACAAACTTGAATGATATGTTGCCAGATAAGAAGAACTCAATAATGTTTATCTCTTTCACAGAACTCGCTGGAGGCAAACGTCAGCTGATTTTTCCAATACAAAAACTGAATCTTGCTGATAAAGAAGCTGCAAAGCTGTATATGAAGCAATACACTGAGGATGTGTGTAATTATTTGAGTCAGTTCAGTTTGGGGCCTTTCGGTAGGTTGAACTACCTTTACAATGCATTTCATTTGTATATTGTAATTAAAAATTTTTAACCAAGTTCTTTatatgagaatgaagtcgtaatgttacgagaacgaagtcgaaatgttacgagaacgaagtcgaaatgtaacgagaatgaagtcgaaatgtaacgagaatgaagtcaaaatgttacgagaacgaagtcgaaatgtagcgagaatgaagtcgaaatgtaacgagaatgaagtcgaaatgtaacgagaatgaagtcgaaatgtaacgagaatgaagtcgaaatgttacgagaatgaagtcgaaatgtaacgagaatgaagtcgaaatgtaacgagaatgaagtcgaaatgtaacgagaatgaagtcgtaatgttacgtgaatgaagtcgaaatgtaacgagaatgaagtcgtaatgttacgagaacgaagtcgaaatgttacgagaacgaagtcgaaatgttacgagaacgaagtcgaaatgtaacgagaatgaagtcgaaatgttacgagaacgaagtcgaaatgtaacgagaacgaagtcgaaatgtaacgagaatgaagtcgaaatgtaacgagaatgaagtcgaaatgttacgagaatgaagtcgaaatgtaacgagaatgaagtcgaaatgttacgagaacgaagtcgaaatgtaacgagaatgaagtcgaaatgttacgagaatgaagtcgaaatgtaacgagaatgaagtcgaaatgttacgagaacgaagtcgaaatgtaacgagaatgaagtcgaaatgttacgagaacgaagtcgaaatgtaacgagaacgaagtcgaaatgtaacgagaacgaagtcgaaatgtaacgagaacgaagtcgaaatgttacgagaacgaAGTCGAAATGTAACGAGAACGAAGTCGAAATGTAACGAGAAAGAAGTCGAAATgtaacgagaatgaagtcgaaatgtaacgagaatgaagtcgaaatgtaacgagaatgaagtcgaaatgttacgagaacgaagtcgaaatgttacgagaacgaagtcgaaatgtaacgagaacgaagtcgaaatgtaacgagaacgaagtcgaaatgtaacgagaatgaagtcgaaatgtaacgagaatgaagtcgtaatgttacgagaacGAAGTCGAAATGTAACGAGAACGAAGTCGTAATGTTAcgtgaatgaagtcgaaatgttacgagaacgaagtcgaaatgtaacgagaatgaagtcgaaatgttacgagaacgaagtcgaaatgttacgagaacgaagtcgtaatgttacgagaatgaagtcgaaatgttacgagaacgaagtcgaaatgtaacgagaatgaagtcgaaatgttacgagaacgaAGTCGAAATGTAACGAGAAcgaagtcgtaatgttacgagaatgaagtcgaaatgttacgagaacgaagtcgaaatgtaacgagaatgaagtcgaaatgttacgtgaatgaagtcgaaatgtaacggaaatgaagtcgaaatgttacaagaataaagttgaaatgttttgagaattcaCACAATGtttaatttcaacttcattctcaaaacgcttcgaaatgttttgactttattcttgtaatttcaactttactctcgaaacgttttgactttattttcaaaatattatgactttaacctcggaatctatcttttttttttttcatggaactAAAACATTGTTGTACTTTAGCATCAAAGTAGTACATCATTGCAAGTCAAAATCGAAATGTAaactaaaaacattttataacCGCACACCCCTACTTTAAAGTATAAAGCTgaagaaattaaaatgaaacatcCAAACCTCCAAATACAGTAAAGAACCATTTACTAAAATAATGAACCATTTACTAGATTTAAGAGCCTGTGTATTTATATTTCAGATCTTTTCTTGAGCATTTGCAAATGCATGGCTCTGTGGATCTGGGGCAGGAATTATAACTTCCTCCACAAAATGACCGGTGAGAACAGACCTATTAACTAGAAATTCAGTATGAAAAATTTAATAAACAGACTCATATCACGCTGTGATCCTTCAGATGAATCTGTGCCTTCTGCTGTACGGGAAAGTGAAACTCGAGACTTTGAGGACGCCGGACTGTTGCTGAACTCACCCTACTTCCCAGTGCTGAGAAAAGAACGAAACATTGACCTTATAATTTCTCTGGATTTCAGTGAAGGCGACCCTTTCATGGTAAAACTCGCACTTTAAAGACATACTCTAATACTCTAAGACAGATGATCTAGAAATCACCTCccatcattccaaacctgtatttcTCTTTTTGGCCAGTAGAAAACAACAggagatttttttaaacaatctaaTTGTTTTTATCCTcatactttattctcgaagcgcttcgactttattatcaacttttaactttattctcaaaacttttgactttactCAAGCACgtttaatttcaactttattctcttaacatCTTTAcgttattctccaaacatttttactttattctcgtaatttcaactttattctccaaacgattcgactttattgtcaaaacttttgacttaatTCACGCACgtttaatttcaactttattctctaaacatttttactttgttctcaaaacgttttgactttatttttgtaatttcaactttattctccaaacactttgactttattctgaaaacatttgactttattcatgCAACgtttaatttcaactttattttcgaaaatctttgactttattctcaaaatgtttttgaaaagtttcgctaataaagtcaaaacaataaagtcaaagagtttcgagaacaaagttaaaattaaacgttgcgtgaataaagtcaaatgttttgagaataaagtcgaagtgtttggAGGATACTTTATTCACACACgtttaatttcaactttattttcgaaactctgactttattcttgaaatgtcttgactttattctccaaacgcttcacctttattctcgaaactttttaCTGTATTCACAcacatttaatttaatctttattctcgcaatgtttaatttcagctttattctctaaacatttttactttattctccaaatgcttcaaatttatttttatttattcatgcacatttattcttttttcctTAAAGACATACTCTAATAAAAGTTAAAGACATAGATAATCTAGAAtcacctcatgtcattccaaacctatattTCTCTTTTTAGCCAGTATTTTATCCCCATAACATAAAGAGTTCACACTAACCTTATAAACCCTGACAGATTGCATAAGCTGTGAATTATTTATTCTGATAAAACCAACAAGACTGAAAGCCATTTAAACAAAAGTTGCATACATTTTCCATTCATTGCTGCATGGTATTTATCTATAATACCTGGAGAGAGGCATCAGCTAGCATTCCCATTAATCTCAGCCTTATAATTTCAGTGAATAACAACTTGAAATCTCCAACCTGTTCAATAAATGAATGCCGTTTTCCACTGCAGACGGTCAGAGATGTTGCTGAGATGTGCAAGAAACTAAAGATCTCTTTTCCTGAAGTCAACATTCCCAGTGAAGACGTGGAGAAACCAAAGGACTTCTATGTGTTCAAAGGCCCAAACGCTCCAACCGTGATTCACATCCCTCTGTTTAATGTGGTCAACTGTGGAGGCAAGTTAAGACTGTCTAATTGAATAAAACTGAAATTTATGTACAATATAGCCTATAGTATGTTTAAGTGTTCTACTGTTTCTTCAGATGATGTTGAGACCTGGAGGAACAAATATCGCACCTTTCAAGGTCCTTACAGCGCTGAGATGATCACTGAGCTTATGGAGGTCTCTGGAAAAAACATCTCAAACAACAGAGAGAAACTGAAAGAGCAGATTGGTGCATTTGTCAGTTGAAAAGGACACAAGTTATGACTCTAAATATCTGAAAAATCTGAATATCGGAGGCATGCAGTGTTCTGAAAAGactgtttatttaaatgtttttcttttttttatgtaaaattatgtTGCAGTTACACTTCATgttgacatatttacagtattttgttCTACAACTTATTTTGGGATTAATATCATTTACAGTGATGGTACCTttgcttaaaaaaagaaaataatgactGTCTATTACTAGAAGGGAGCCGCACGCTAACAACACCTGCTGGACAAAGAAGCATGTGATACGAGAGAAGTCAGACATTATTATGAGCTTTAAAGTCATTAATATGAAAGTGTTTCTCATTATTTTGAAGCACAGAATCATATTTTGTATGTAACTGTGGTGGTAATGGGCCTCTATACATTGCTTGATCAATAAGCCCCGCCCCCTGATTAACATATCATTTGCATACAagacttttgaaaatgaaaactaaaataaaaaaacattttgatttgaATTGTGTCACTATTATTGCGTAAGTATAagtaaaaagatttttaaaaactgGATTTGCATTTTCTTTTTCATGTTTACCTTTTCATTTAAAGATTTG
Protein-coding regions in this window:
- the LOC141334963 gene encoding cytosolic phospholipase A2 gamma-like translates to MSASKHQESDNVRVKHSLHTKEEEFVVKRRESVFQSLQKLKIHCSQNKVPNIALLSSGGGQRAMVGLLGSLVELDKAGLLDCMLYLSGVSGSTWCMASLYQEPDWSTKLETVKDKIIKRLNGPAVSWGDALAKLKKYYYEKDFFSLTDVWAAMVVTTYMKEIDEHSLTDKWCQLSKDPFPIYTLTDKQSRQGEGGDPWFEISPYEAGYSLTGAFVNSSSFGSQFDNGSKKKQQPEMDMLYLQALCGSALAGEDSKEFIWGKIQDFIKHVFMFVQYVFSSKEPNSPPAEKCYQVLMELADMNLRVLNDKDPSDLDQSIRTNLNELAGGKRQLIFPIQKLNLADKEAAKLYMKQYTEDVCNYLSQFSLGPFDLFLSICKCMALWIWGRNYNFLHKMTDESVPSAVRESETRDFEDAGLLLNSPYFPVLRKERNIDLIISLDFSEGDPFMTVRDVAEMCKKLKISFPEVNIPSEDVEKPKDFYVFKGPNAPTVIHIPLFNVVNCGDDVETWRNKYRTFQGPYSAEMITELMEVSGKNISNNREKLKEQIGAFVS